Proteins encoded in a region of the Xylocopa sonorina isolate GNS202 chromosome 1, iyXylSono1_principal, whole genome shotgun sequence genome:
- the Alg10 gene encoding alpha-1,2-glucosyltransferase Alg10 has protein sequence MKLSSTKVIEYTQKISISFICLSILTLFSYLNYVQPYYFIDEVFHISQTLQYCAGNFSQWDPKITTLPGLYIIATLILSPLNLCNIFYMRCINLLGTFLNLYLAHNILKQISISYWKQRWSSWIKLIVSCNITLFPPLFFWHFLYYTDVASINAVLLMLLLHSHRKWELASFIGLLSVLIRQTNIIWVAFIFVEYTFDLLEQKMSKSISNKEYCSVAYLKLIWKKIVEETYHGWKSFAIFIIQLCIRLIPYVTVCILFVIFVIWNKGIVVGDKTAHIPTIHVPQLFYFSIFLFCFSWPYMIVYWKDYFKFVSKHRMLASCSLLLITIIIHFNTQVHPYMLADNRHYIFYIWNRFMGKYRLFKYLLAPVYSFTLYTQFRGIEHLRFTTQINYISMVCLVLIPQLLIEPRYFIIPYVLYRFFIKKPTKWQIIAESMTTLIVNFLQFYIFVNKTFYWNDQPHPQRISW, from the exons ATGAAACTGTCCTCGACTAAAGTGATTGAGTATACGCAAAAGATCTCGATATCATTCATTTGTTTGAGCATCTTAACATTATTCAGTTATCTGAATTATGTGCAACCTTATTATTTCATTGACGAGGTTTTTCATATATCTCAGACACTGCAGTATTGTGCTGGAAATTTTTCACAG TGGGATCCCAAAATTACTACTTTACCTGGATTATACATAATTGCAACCTTAATATTGTCACCTTTAAACCTCTGTAATATCTTTTATATGAGATGTATAAATTTGCTTGGAACATTTCTAAATCTCTATCTTGCGCATAATATTCTTAAACAAATTTCAATATCTTATTGGAAACAAAGATGGAGCAGTTGGATAAAGCTTATTGTCAGTTGTAATATTACATTGTTTCCACCATTATTTTTCTGGCATTTTTTATATTACACAGATGTTGCGTCAATCAATGCAGTATTGTTAATGTTATTATTACACTCACATAGAAAATGGGAACTTGCATCTTTTATAG GTCTTTTGTCAGTGTTAATTCGCCAGACAAATATTATTTGGGTTGCATTTATTTTTGTGGAATATACATTCGATTTGCTAGAGCAGAAAATGAGTAAATCAATTTCAAATAAAGAGTATTGTTCAGTAGCTTATTTAAAA TTGATATGGAAAAAAATAGTAGAAGAAACTTATCATGGATGGAAATCATTTGCAATATTCATTATTCAGTTATGTATAAGGTTGATCCCATATGTTACAGTATGCATACTGTTTGTTATCTTTGTTATTTGGAACAAAGGAATCGTAGTTGGAGACAAAACAGCTCACATTCCCACTATTCATGTTCCACAACTGTTTTACTTCTCTATATTTCTATTTTGCTTTTCTTGGCCATATATGATTGTTTATTGGAAAGATTATTTCAAATTTGTTAGTAAACATCGGATGCTTGCAAGCTGTAGCTTGTTACTCATAACtataattattcattttaaTACACAAGTCCATCCTTATATGCTGGCTGACAATAGGcattacatattttatatttggaACAGGTTTATGGGAAAGTATAGActgtttaaatatttattagCACCAGTATACTCGTTCACTTTGTACACACAATTTCGCGGAATTGAGCATTTAAGGTTTACAACACAAATTAATTATATTTCTATGGTTTGCCTAGTACTCATTCCTCAACTACTAATAGAACCACGTTATTTTATCATTCCGTATGTACTTTACCGTTTCTTCATTAAAAAACCAACAAAGTGGCAGATTATTGCAGAATCAATGACTACGCTAATAGTAAACTTTttgcaattttatatttttgtcAATAAAACTTTTTACTGGAATGATCAACCTCATCCTCAAAGGATTTCTTGGTGA
- the LOC143431332 gene encoding putative RNA-binding protein Luc7-like 2 isoform X2, with the protein MDLGECPQIHDLALRADYEAAQKKKDHFYDIDAMEHLQNFIADCDRRTEQAKQRLAETQEELSAEVAAKANNVHVLAEEIGKKLAKAEQLGEEGFVEESMKLMGEIDELRKKKNEAEQEYRNSMPASSYQQQKLRVCEVCSAYLGIHDNDRRLADHFGGKLHLGFIKIREKLAELQKTVEERRKEKRESLLDRRRDRDRDDRDRDRDGRRSGGLGYRDKDRERDRDRDRDRDRDRDRDRDRDRDRDRDRDRDRDRDRDRDRDRDRDRERDRDRERRDRDRRKSRSRSRSRGKRSKRSRSSSRSRRSRSRRSGSNDRKR; encoded by the exons ATGGACCTGGGAGAATGCCCCCAGATTCACGACTTGGCCCTACGGGCTGACTATGAGGCTGCGCAAAAGAAGAAGGACCACTTTTATGACATTGAT GCAATGGAACATTTACAAAATTTCATCGCCGACTGCGATCGCCGTACggaacaagcaaagcaacgacTCGCGGAAACGCAGGAAGAGCTCAGCGCTGAGGTGGCAGCGAAAGCGAATAACGTTCACGTGCTCGCGGAAGAGATCGGGAAAAAATTGGCAAAAGCCGAACAACTCGGCGAGGAGGGGTTCGTTGAGGAATCGATGAAGCTGATGGGCGAGATTGACGAGCTGCGAAAGAAGAAGAACGAGGCCGAGCAAGAATATCGAAACAGTATGCCGGCGTCCAGCTATCAACAGCAAAAATTGAGAGTCTGCGAGGTCTGCAGCGCGTATCTCGGTATTCACGATAACGATCGGCGGCTGGCCGATCATTTCGGTGGTAAATTACATCTGGGTTTCATCAAAATCCGCGAGAAGTTGGCAGAGCTTCAGAAAACAGTGGAGGAGAGACGTAAAGAGAAACGTGAATCGTTGCTCGACAGGCgcagagatagagatagagacgATCGCGATAGAGATCGCGATGGAAGACGTAGCGGTGGATTGGGTTACAGGGACAAAGATCGCGAACGTGATCGAGACCGTGACCGTGACCGtgaccgcgaccgcgaccgcgaccgcgaccgtgaTCGCGACCGTGACCGTGACCGTGACCGCGATCGtgatcgcgatcgcgatcgcgatcgcgacCGTGATCGTGATCGTGAGAGGGACCGAGATCGTGAACGCAGAGACAGAGACAGGAGAAAGTCGCGTTCTCGAAGTCGCAGCCGTGGAAAAAG aTCAAAACGTTCACGAAGTAGTAGCCGTAGCCGTCGATCCCGTTCTCGTCGTAGCGGGTCCAATGATCGAAAGAGATAA
- the Glcat-p gene encoding glucuronyltransferase P, with amino-acid sequence MKPSMKMGAIALIGLFLVFYQYHLSTGVRFDQMTDFNTGGSAEDSPVLSQEDVERYVRTSKFTEETIKSAVRRVQETNGLSPDMASTLVQELVNHLHKNIFGPTDNSKISRATFLHGESGRNKTSNWQQSSDEALEPLYIVTPTYRRPEQIPELTRMSHTLMLVKNVHWLVIEDATVATKQVTRLLERTGLKFEHLTAPMPEKYKQKKGAKPRGVSNRNRGLQWIRANATNGVFYFADDDNTYDIALFDELRKTKRVSMFPVGLCTKFGLSSPIIKNGRFVGFYDGWIAGRKFPVDMAGFAVNVKFLHERPNATMPFKAGYEEDGFLKSLAPLEPKDIEFLADNCTRVLAWHTQTKKNEPSAPLDMKLYGETNLVKLKLQIV; translated from the exons ATGAAGCCATCCATGAAAATGGGGGCGATAGCCTTGATAGGTTTGTTCTTGGTGTTCTACCAGTATCATTTGTCCACCGGGGTACGTTTCGATCAGATGACCGACTTCAATACGGGTGGCTCAGCGGAAGACAGTCCTGTTCTATCTCAGGAGGACGTAGAACGTTACGTGAGGACCTCGAAATTCACTGAGGAAACG ATCAAAAGTGCCGTGCGTAGGGTTCAAGAAACGAATGGACTTAGTCCAGACATGGCGTCGACGCTGGTGCAAGAACTGGTGAATCATTTGCACAAGAATATCTTCGGGCCGACGGACAATTCGAAGATATCGCGTGCTACGTTCTTGCACGGAGAATCCGGTCGGAATAAAACGTCCAACTGGCAGCAATCGTCCGACGAGGCTCTGGAACCGTTGTACATAGTTACGCCGACGTATCGCCGGCCGGAACAGATTCCAGAACTCACCAGGATGTCGCACACTTTGATGCTGGTAAAGAACGTTCACTGGCTTGTTATCGAGGACGCGACCGTTGCCACCAAACAAGTCACGAGGTTGCTGGAACGAACGGGATTGAAGTTCGAACATCTGACTG CCCCGATGCCCGAGAAGTACAAGCAGAAAAAGGGTGCCAAACCACGTGGCGTGTCTAATCGGAACCGTGGCTTACAATGGATCAGGGCGAACGCTACGAATGGCGTCTTTTATTTCGCTGACGACGACAATACGTACGACATAGCGCTTTTCGACGAG TTACGTAAAACGAAACGGGTTTCAATGTTCCCCGTGGGCTTGTGCACCAAATTCGGCTTAAGTTCGCCTATCATCAAAAACGGGAGATTTGTTGGATTCTACGACGGCTGGATCGCCGGGCGAAAGTTCCCGGTCGATATGGCGGGGTTCGCTGTGAATGTGAAATTTCTGCACGAAAGGCCAAACGCTACGATGCCGTTCAAAGCTGGCTACGAAGAGGACGGTTTCCTGAAGAGTCTCGCGCCTTTAGAACCGAAGGACATCGAGTTCCTCGCTGATAATTGCACCAGGGTGCTAGCGTGGCACACGCAAACCAAAAAAAATGAACCGAGTGCACCTTTAGACATGAAACTGTACGGTGAAACGAACTTGGTCAAATTAAAACTGCAAATAGTATGA
- the Spz6 gene encoding spaetzle domain-containing protein 6 — translation MEFRTFFAILLCISCYANEHIETRQSESNDIDSTTELNESPEGYYAFIKSPNAEPPKVRPPPYIDSDKECYDTGKQGKGFVSIHNICGDLNKGYIPRNPMNQYFNGSSYPFALLKNHTLKFLSKALPILKADDSLPKVATVQSYSQNSVDTDEKRSRSKRSSDSESVLDTIRNGRKFCENGGGVICMLYKAIQGEPLATSAAERRDEPSTPEYRQRTPPQEKPEYTGPPTPCPAKVEYATPVFAKNYQGVWRYVVQIPYEGYFTQTIEVTRCMQSRCHYLDGGCLSSPRWTSLLVAEIFYPETVLEENQNSRINGLRDPAGSPPPVHDFQKYQQYLQKLAGENEARNSGSQHHCDGSDEMGCFQVRLYYDWFLVPGSCKCWRPDYFNRYIRRSGTNVEL, via the exons ATGGAATTCCGAacgtttttt gcGATACTTTTGTGCATTTCGTGTTACGCTAATGAACACATCGAAACAAGACAATCAGAATCAAACGACATTGATTCGACGACAGAATTGAACGAGTCCCCAGAAGGATACTACGCCTTCATAAAATCGCCGAACGCAGAACCTCCCAAAGTGAGACCGCCACCATATATAGACAGCGATAAAGAGTGCTATG ACACCGGAAAACAAGGCAAAGGTTTCGTTTCCATACATAATATTTGTGGTGATCTTAATAAGGGTTACATCCCTCGGAACCCAATGAATCAATATTTCAATGGCTCATCGTATCCTTT CGCCTTGTTGAAGAATCACACGTTGAAATTTTTGAGCAAGGCGTTGCCTATACTCAAGGCCGACGATTCTTTGCCAAAAGTCGCCACAGTTCAATCTTACTCTCAGAATTC TGTCGACACTGACGAGAAACGAAGTAGAAGTAAACGGTCATCTGATTCAGAAAGTGTATTGGATACTATCAGGAATGGTCGCAAATTCTGCGAGAACGGTGGAGGAGT AATTTGCATGTTGTACAAGGCTATACAAGGCGAACCATTAGCTACCTCAGCAGCTGAACGCCGTGACGAACCCTCTACACCTGAATACCGTCAACGAACACCACCACAGGAGAAACCAGAGTACACCGGCCCACCCACTCCTTGTCCAGCTAAAGTGGAATATGCGACACCAGTGTTCGCTAAGAATTATCAAGGGGTTTGGCGCTATGTGGTCCAGATTCCTTACGAGGGATATTTCACGCAAACTATTGAAGTTACCAGATGCAT GCAATCAAGGTGTCACTACCTAGATGGTGGTTGTCTATCATCACCAAGATGGACTAGTTTACTGGTAGCAGAAATTTTCTATCCTGAAACAGTCTTAGAAGAGAATCAGAATTCCAGGATCAATGGCTTAAGAGATCCAGCTGGTTCACCACCACCTGTTCACGATTTTCAGAAATACCaacaatatttgcaaaaattgGCCGGAGAGAATGAGGCGCGCAACAGTGGCTCGCAGCATCATTGCGACGGTTCTGACGAAATGGGCTGCTTCCAG GTGAGATTATATTATGACTGGTTCCTGGTGCCAGGGAGCTGCAAGTGTTGGCGCCCCGATTACTTCAACCGTTACATCCGTCGAAGTGGGACTAACGTTGAATTATAA
- the Art4 gene encoding arginine methyltransferase 4 isoform X1: MAKVFRAVTVSTLSNNGQSTAKFNKPVTLNINYDPQGLSVEFLAGDSIGRDKTTLLEFPITYTTECSRVSSRSYVFTLDMDSLLITFANETDFRNFHSQILKLKNGKGVSAFNERTEESSAMQYFQFYGYLSQQQNMMQDYIRTSTYQRAILGNLSDFKDKVVLDVGAGSGILSFFAVQAGAKKVYAVEASNMANHAELLVAANNLSDKIIVIAGKIEEIDLLEKVDCIVSEPMGYMLYNERMLETYLHAKKWLAPGGRMFPSRGDLHIAPFSDENLYMEQFNKANFWYQTCFHGVDLSAMRNNAIKEYFRQPIVDTFDIRICMAKSIRHIVDFQTANETDLHKIEIDVDFHILESGTCHGLAFWFDVAFIGSTQQVWLSTAPTEPLTHWYQVRCLLENPLFCKSGQLLSGKVILVANKRQSYDVTIELKLEGTNMESSSNTLDLKNPYFRYTGAAAQPPPGLNNTSPSESYWTTLDAQGARQAVNMVNGMSVNGLGEVSMDATAAVNPSNLLAIGGQPNIHPGSISSTGRGRVGGTATSTQAAQLIGGGITPNMFTSPATLGVTFQQSLVLGNTSHYPVNPSLMIGDYVTPGNGISSQAYRQ, encoded by the exons ATGGCGAAGGTGTTTCGCGCGGTGACAGTATCGACTTTGTCAAACAATGGACAGTCAACAGCGAAATTTAACAAGCCGGTCACGCTCAATATCAATTATGATCCGCAGGGTCTCAGCGTTGAATTTCTCGCAG GAGACTCGATTGGCAGAGATAAAACTACATTATTGGAATTCCCCATAACTTATACTACCGAGTGTTCCAGAGTTTCATCCAGAAgttacgtatttacattggATATGGATAGTTTACTTATAACATTTGCCAATGAAACAG attttcgaaattttcatTCACAAATAttaaaactgaagaatgggaaagGTGTATCTGCATTTAATGAAAGGACTGAAGAATCTTCGGCTATGCAATATTTTCAGTTTTATGGCTATCTCTCTCAGCAACAGAACATGATGCAAGACTATATTAGAACTAGTACATACCAGCGAGCAATTCTAGGGAATCTATCCGATTTTAAAGATAAAGTTGTGCTTGATGTAGGTGCAGGTTCTGGAATATTATCATTCTTCGCAGTCCAAGCCGGTGCCAAGAAAGTATACGCAGTAGAAGCCAGTAATATGGCAAATCATGCAGAGTTATTAGTTGCTGCAAATAACTTATCGGATAAAATCATTGTCATAGCTGGTAAAATAGAGGAAATTGATTTGCTTGAAAAGGTAGATTGTATAGTAAGTGAACCCATGGGCTATATGTTGTACAATGAAAGAATGCTTGAAACGTACCTTCACGCGAAAAAGTGGTTAGCCCCGG GTGGTAGAATGTTTCCTTCTCGAGGGGATCTTCACATCGCCCCGTTTTCTGACGAGAATCTTTACATGGAGCAATTTAACAAAGCTAACTTTTGGTACCAAACATGCTTCCACGGTGTAGATCTCTCGGCGATGCGAAACAATGCGATCAAAGAGTATTTTAGGCAACCAATCGTTGATACATTTGATATAAGAATTTGTATGGCTAAATCTATCAGACACATTGTAGACTTTCAAACTGCTAATGAGACTGATTTACATAAAATAG AAATCGACGTCGATTTTCACATATTGGAAAGTGGTACTTGTCACGGCCTCGCATTTTGGTTTGACGTAGCATTTATCGGATCGACGCAACAGGTTTGGTTAAGTACAGCGCCTACGGAACCTCTTACCCATTGGTACCAAGTCCGTTGCCTTTTGGAAAATCCTTTATTCTGTAAAAGTGGCCAGTTGTTATCTGGAAAAGTCATTCTTGTTGCGAACAAAAG ACAATCGTATGACGTGACAATAGAACTGAAGTTGGAAGGCACGAACATGGAAAGCAGTAGTAATACTTTGGATTTGAAGAATCCGTACTTCAGATATACAGGTGCAGCGGCGCAGCCTCCTCCCggtttaaataacacttcgcctaGTGAGTCCTACTGGACAACGTTAGATGCGCAAGGTGCCAGACAAGCAGTGAATATGGTTAATGGAATGTCTGTGAATGGTTTGGGTGAAGTTTCGATGGATGCGACCGCAGCAGTCAATCCGAGTAATTTACTTGCGATAG GAGGCCAGCCAAACATACATCCTGGTTCAATCTCAAGTACAGGACGGGGGCGTGTAGGAGGTACAGCGACGAGTACACAAGCAGCGCAATTAATAGGTGGTGGGATCACTCCAAATATGTTTACATCTCCCGCTACG CTTGGTGTTACTTTCCAGCAATCGCTGGTCCTTGGCAATACTTCACATTATCCAGTGAATCCCAGCTTGATGATCGGAGATTACGTGACACCTGGTAACGGCATATCGTCTCAAGCGTATCGGCAATGA
- the LOC143431332 gene encoding putative RNA-binding protein Alsin2 isoform X1 encodes MTAHDQMRAMLDQLMGTGRNGENNKFQVKYSDPKVCKSFLLACCPHEILSSTRMDLGECPQIHDLALRADYEAAQKKKDHFYDIDAMEHLQNFIADCDRRTEQAKQRLAETQEELSAEVAAKANNVHVLAEEIGKKLAKAEQLGEEGFVEESMKLMGEIDELRKKKNEAEQEYRNSMPASSYQQQKLRVCEVCSAYLGIHDNDRRLADHFGGKLHLGFIKIREKLAELQKTVEERRKEKRESLLDRRRDRDRDDRDRDRDGRRSGGLGYRDKDRERDRDRDRDRDRDRDRDRDRDRDRDRDRDRDRDRDRDRDRDRDRDRERDRDRERRDRDRRKSRSRSRSRGKRSKRSRSSSRSRRSRSRRSGSNDRKR; translated from the exons ATGACCGCTCACGACCAAATGCGAGCTATGCTTGACCAGTTGATGGGAACCGGACGGAATG GTGAAAATAACAAATTTCAAGTGAAGTACTCGGATCCAAAAGTCTGCAAGAGTTTTTTGCTGGCATGCTGCCCACACGAGATTCTATCGTCAACA CGCATGGACCTGGGAGAATGCCCCCAGATTCACGACTTGGCCCTACGGGCTGACTATGAGGCTGCGCAAAAGAAGAAGGACCACTTTTATGACATTGAT GCAATGGAACATTTACAAAATTTCATCGCCGACTGCGATCGCCGTACggaacaagcaaagcaacgacTCGCGGAAACGCAGGAAGAGCTCAGCGCTGAGGTGGCAGCGAAAGCGAATAACGTTCACGTGCTCGCGGAAGAGATCGGGAAAAAATTGGCAAAAGCCGAACAACTCGGCGAGGAGGGGTTCGTTGAGGAATCGATGAAGCTGATGGGCGAGATTGACGAGCTGCGAAAGAAGAAGAACGAGGCCGAGCAAGAATATCGAAACAGTATGCCGGCGTCCAGCTATCAACAGCAAAAATTGAGAGTCTGCGAGGTCTGCAGCGCGTATCTCGGTATTCACGATAACGATCGGCGGCTGGCCGATCATTTCGGTGGTAAATTACATCTGGGTTTCATCAAAATCCGCGAGAAGTTGGCAGAGCTTCAGAAAACAGTGGAGGAGAGACGTAAAGAGAAACGTGAATCGTTGCTCGACAGGCgcagagatagagatagagacgATCGCGATAGAGATCGCGATGGAAGACGTAGCGGTGGATTGGGTTACAGGGACAAAGATCGCGAACGTGATCGAGACCGTGACCGTGACCGtgaccgcgaccgcgaccgcgaccgcgaccgtgaTCGCGACCGTGACCGTGACCGTGACCGCGATCGtgatcgcgatcgcgatcgcgatcgcgacCGTGATCGTGATCGTGAGAGGGACCGAGATCGTGAACGCAGAGACAGAGACAGGAGAAAGTCGCGTTCTCGAAGTCGCAGCCGTGGAAAAAG aTCAAAACGTTCACGAAGTAGTAGCCGTAGCCGTCGATCCCGTTCTCGTCGTAGCGGGTCCAATGATCGAAAGAGATAA
- the Art4 gene encoding arginine methyltransferase 4 isoform X2: protein MAKVFRAVTVSTLSNNGQSTAKFNKPVTLNINYDPQGLSVEFLAGDSIGRDKTTLLEFPITYTTECSRVSSRSYVFTLDMDSLLITFANETDFRNFHSQILKLKNGKGVSAFNERTEESSAMQYFQFYGYLSQQQNMMQDYIRTSTYQRAILGNLSDFKDKVVLDVGAGSGILSFFAVQAGAKKVYAVEASNMANHAELLVAANNLSDKIIVIAGKIEEIDLLEKVDCIVSEPMGYMLYNERMLETYLHAKKWLAPGGRMFPSRGDLHIAPFSDENLYMEQFNKANFWYQTCFHGVDLSAMRNNAIKEYFRQPIVDTFDIRICMAKSIRHIVDFQTANETDLHKIEIDVDFHILESGTCHGLAFWFDVAFIGSTQQVWLSTAPTEPLTHWYQVRCLLENPLFCKSGQLLSGKVILVANKRQSYDVTIELKLEGTNMESSSNTLDLKNPYFRYTGAAAQPPPGLNNTSPSESYWTTLDAQGARQAVNMVNGMSVNGLGEVSMDATAAVNPSNLLAIGGQPNIHPGSISSTGRGRVGGTATSTQAAQLIGGGITPNMFTSPATQSLVLGNTSHYPVNPSLMIGDYVTPGNGISSQAYRQ from the exons ATGGCGAAGGTGTTTCGCGCGGTGACAGTATCGACTTTGTCAAACAATGGACAGTCAACAGCGAAATTTAACAAGCCGGTCACGCTCAATATCAATTATGATCCGCAGGGTCTCAGCGTTGAATTTCTCGCAG GAGACTCGATTGGCAGAGATAAAACTACATTATTGGAATTCCCCATAACTTATACTACCGAGTGTTCCAGAGTTTCATCCAGAAgttacgtatttacattggATATGGATAGTTTACTTATAACATTTGCCAATGAAACAG attttcgaaattttcatTCACAAATAttaaaactgaagaatgggaaagGTGTATCTGCATTTAATGAAAGGACTGAAGAATCTTCGGCTATGCAATATTTTCAGTTTTATGGCTATCTCTCTCAGCAACAGAACATGATGCAAGACTATATTAGAACTAGTACATACCAGCGAGCAATTCTAGGGAATCTATCCGATTTTAAAGATAAAGTTGTGCTTGATGTAGGTGCAGGTTCTGGAATATTATCATTCTTCGCAGTCCAAGCCGGTGCCAAGAAAGTATACGCAGTAGAAGCCAGTAATATGGCAAATCATGCAGAGTTATTAGTTGCTGCAAATAACTTATCGGATAAAATCATTGTCATAGCTGGTAAAATAGAGGAAATTGATTTGCTTGAAAAGGTAGATTGTATAGTAAGTGAACCCATGGGCTATATGTTGTACAATGAAAGAATGCTTGAAACGTACCTTCACGCGAAAAAGTGGTTAGCCCCGG GTGGTAGAATGTTTCCTTCTCGAGGGGATCTTCACATCGCCCCGTTTTCTGACGAGAATCTTTACATGGAGCAATTTAACAAAGCTAACTTTTGGTACCAAACATGCTTCCACGGTGTAGATCTCTCGGCGATGCGAAACAATGCGATCAAAGAGTATTTTAGGCAACCAATCGTTGATACATTTGATATAAGAATTTGTATGGCTAAATCTATCAGACACATTGTAGACTTTCAAACTGCTAATGAGACTGATTTACATAAAATAG AAATCGACGTCGATTTTCACATATTGGAAAGTGGTACTTGTCACGGCCTCGCATTTTGGTTTGACGTAGCATTTATCGGATCGACGCAACAGGTTTGGTTAAGTACAGCGCCTACGGAACCTCTTACCCATTGGTACCAAGTCCGTTGCCTTTTGGAAAATCCTTTATTCTGTAAAAGTGGCCAGTTGTTATCTGGAAAAGTCATTCTTGTTGCGAACAAAAG ACAATCGTATGACGTGACAATAGAACTGAAGTTGGAAGGCACGAACATGGAAAGCAGTAGTAATACTTTGGATTTGAAGAATCCGTACTTCAGATATACAGGTGCAGCGGCGCAGCCTCCTCCCggtttaaataacacttcgcctaGTGAGTCCTACTGGACAACGTTAGATGCGCAAGGTGCCAGACAAGCAGTGAATATGGTTAATGGAATGTCTGTGAATGGTTTGGGTGAAGTTTCGATGGATGCGACCGCAGCAGTCAATCCGAGTAATTTACTTGCGATAG GAGGCCAGCCAAACATACATCCTGGTTCAATCTCAAGTACAGGACGGGGGCGTGTAGGAGGTACAGCGACGAGTACACAAGCAGCGCAATTAATAGGTGGTGGGATCACTCCAAATATGTTTACATCTCCCGCTACG CAATCGCTGGTCCTTGGCAATACTTCACATTATCCAGTGAATCCCAGCTTGATGATCGGAGATTACGTGACACCTGGTAACGGCATATCGTCTCAAGCGTATCGGCAATGA